One segment of Methylotuvimicrobium sp. KM2 DNA contains the following:
- a CDS encoding acylphosphatase, which yields MTKQVRILVSGRVQGVYFRAFTQKEAKKHQLSGFAKNLPDGRVEVVAAGPKEAVEKLVSWCHKGPITARVDHVDTEELTDIDLPAGFEIR from the coding sequence ATGACTAAACAAGTCAGAATACTCGTATCGGGGCGAGTGCAAGGCGTTTATTTCCGCGCCTTCACGCAAAAGGAAGCGAAGAAACATCAACTGTCCGGATTCGCGAAAAACCTTCCGGACGGACGGGTCGAAGTCGTCGCGGCCGGGCCTAAGGAAGCAGTTGAAAAATTAGTAAGCTGGTGCCATAAAGGACCGATCACGGCCCGGGTCGATCATGTCGATACCGAGGAACTGACAGACATCGATCTGCCGGCCGGCTTTGAGATTCGGTGA
- the flgG gene encoding flagellar basal-body rod protein FlgG: MTERALWVAKSGLDAQQTRMAVIANNLANVNTTGFKKSRAIFEDLIYQNIRQAGSQTNQGNELPTGLQLGAGVRTVATEKLHTQGNMVQTENSLDVAISGRGFFQVLMPNGDITYTRDGSFKLDSLGQIVTAGGLLLEPAITVPNDAISLSITRDGTVSVVQPGSPAAVQLGQIQTADFINYAGLEPVGENLFRETVASGPPVLGIPGENEFGAVFQGSLETSNVNVVEELVNMIETQRAYEMNSKAISTTDQMLSYVTQQL; the protein is encoded by the coding sequence ATGACAGAAAGAGCATTATGGGTGGCTAAATCGGGTCTCGATGCCCAGCAAACGCGGATGGCGGTAATCGCCAACAACTTGGCCAACGTCAATACGACCGGTTTCAAGAAATCCAGAGCGATTTTCGAAGACTTGATTTATCAAAATATTCGTCAAGCCGGGTCGCAAACCAATCAAGGAAACGAACTTCCCACCGGTTTACAACTAGGCGCCGGAGTTAGAACTGTCGCTACCGAGAAATTGCATACTCAGGGGAATATGGTGCAAACGGAAAATTCCCTGGATGTGGCAATCAGCGGGCGGGGATTCTTTCAAGTTTTGATGCCCAACGGTGACATTACGTATACTCGAGACGGATCGTTTAAATTGGATTCTTTGGGCCAAATCGTCACGGCCGGCGGCTTGTTGTTGGAACCGGCGATTACCGTGCCGAACGATGCGATCAGTTTGTCGATTACACGGGACGGTACTGTTTCCGTTGTACAACCGGGAAGCCCGGCGGCGGTTCAATTGGGGCAGATTCAAACGGCTGATTTTATCAATTATGCAGGCCTTGAACCGGTCGGCGAGAATCTGTTTCGCGAAACGGTTGCGAGCGGCCCTCCGGTACTGGGTATTCCCGGTGAAAACGAATTCGGCGCCGTGTTCCAAGGATCTTTGGAAACCTCGAACGTGAATGTCGTCGAAGAACTCGTCAATATGATCGAGACGCAACGCGCTTACGAAATGAATTCCAAGGCGATTTCGACGACCGATCAAATGTTGTCCTATGTGACGCAACAACTTTAG
- the flgH gene encoding flagellar basal body L-ring protein FlgH, which produces MAHFKWIIFISLFAVACTPLPTRDPAFAPVEPADLRAPAQNSGSIYQANYDMRLFEDHTAKRVGDVLTIRLVERTQAKKLSDMEARKNTSLSVKAPMIFGMEAAQLLGHDVETEVATNHQFTGEGEANQSNSLTGDLSVTVVEVLPNGNLRVRGEKRVALNQGSEYVRLSGIVRPVDIDVANSVLSSRVADATIMYTGDGAVADASKMGWLARFFMSPWFPF; this is translated from the coding sequence ATGGCGCATTTTAAATGGATAATATTCATATCCTTGTTTGCGGTAGCTTGCACTCCCTTACCGACTCGCGACCCGGCGTTCGCGCCGGTCGAACCCGCCGATTTGCGGGCGCCGGCCCAAAATAGCGGTTCGATTTATCAAGCCAATTACGATATGCGCTTATTCGAGGATCATACCGCCAAACGGGTCGGCGATGTTTTGACAATTCGCTTGGTCGAAAGAACGCAGGCGAAGAAATTATCGGATATGGAAGCTAGAAAAAATACTTCTTTGTCGGTAAAGGCGCCGATGATCTTCGGTATGGAAGCGGCTCAATTGCTAGGGCATGATGTCGAAACCGAAGTCGCGACAAACCATCAATTTACCGGCGAAGGCGAGGCCAATCAAAGCAACAGTCTAACCGGCGATTTATCGGTAACTGTCGTCGAGGTATTGCCGAACGGTAATTTGAGAGTTCGCGGCGAAAAACGTGTCGCGCTTAATCAAGGCAGCGAATATGTGCGCTTGTCCGGCATTGTCCGACCGGTCGATATCGATGTCGCGAATAGCGTGCTGTCTAGTCGAGTAGCTGATGCGACAATCATGTATACCGGCGATGGAGCGGTTGCCGACGCCAGCAAAATGGGTTGGTTGGCGCGTTTTTTCATGAGCCCGTGGTTTCCGTTTTAA
- the flgJ gene encoding flagellar assembly peptidoglycan hydrolase FlgJ: MLSPGSADVYTDFSGLSRLRNQAKQETPGAINEVAKQFESLFLNMVLKSMREAKLADSMLDNDQSKFYREMYDQQLAVHLSGKPGVGLADLIVKQLGGEKVGETERMTLDDYLNNPLQRFLSASNTKKDASNFNPILSEVKSRLIKNSDRPIQPIESKSIEGEGIKSQEPIRTASQFVKRLHGHAEKAAAELGVEPKVLLAQAALETGWGRSVIKHKDGSSSFNLFNIKAGSSWTGKRANVATLEYEKGIPQKQMAGFRSYDSYQESFDDYVRLVKNSPRYSQALKHANNPGRYMQELQKAGYATDPHYADKVMRIYHSDDVASYQPNVVVAMQ; encoded by the coding sequence GTGTTGAGTCCAGGCAGTGCCGATGTCTATACCGATTTTTCCGGTTTGTCCCGGTTACGAAATCAGGCTAAACAAGAAACGCCCGGGGCAATCAACGAGGTCGCCAAGCAATTCGAGTCGTTATTTTTAAACATGGTGTTGAAAAGTATGCGTGAGGCTAAATTGGCCGACAGCATGCTTGATAACGATCAGAGCAAATTTTACCGCGAAATGTACGATCAACAATTAGCCGTACACTTATCTGGTAAACCGGGCGTCGGTTTAGCCGATTTAATCGTAAAGCAATTGGGCGGCGAAAAAGTCGGCGAAACCGAAAGAATGACGCTTGACGATTATTTGAACAATCCGTTACAGCGGTTTCTATCCGCAAGCAATACTAAGAAAGATGCGTCGAATTTCAATCCGATTTTGTCCGAAGTCAAATCAAGGCTAATAAAAAACAGCGATCGGCCGATACAACCAATAGAGTCCAAATCCATTGAGGGTGAAGGGATAAAATCGCAGGAGCCAATTCGAACAGCAAGTCAATTTGTGAAACGCTTGCATGGTCATGCCGAGAAAGCCGCCGCCGAATTGGGTGTCGAACCTAAGGTGCTGCTGGCGCAAGCCGCCTTGGAAACCGGCTGGGGAAGGTCGGTGATCAAACATAAGGACGGCAGCAGCAGTTTCAATTTGTTTAATATTAAAGCGGGATCTTCATGGACAGGCAAGCGGGCGAATGTTGCCACATTGGAATATGAAAAAGGTATTCCTCAAAAGCAGATGGCCGGGTTTAGATCTTATGATTCTTATCAGGAAAGTTTCGACGACTATGTCCGGTTAGTGAAAAACAGCCCCCGTTACAGTCAAGCATTGAAACATGCAAACAATCCGGGGCGCTACATGCAGGAGTTGCAAAAAGCCGGTTACGCGACCGACCCGCATTATGCGGATAAGGTGATGAGAATTTATCACAGCGATGATGTGGCGAGTTATCAACCGAATGTTGTTGTAGCGATGCAATAG
- the flgL gene encoding flagellar hook-associated protein FlgL: MRVSTVMSHQLSLNSMLKQSAQLNQTQLKLSSGKKILTPSEDPVAAVRILDFKQRIEQTEQYQRNIDTARQRLSLENITLDTVTDVVFSIRDLALQGLNAINSPEERLAIADELDRLNEQLTGLANTKNANGEYLFAGLASLDAPFEYDNAAIAPPFYEYVGDNTRRLVKIGDARQISDGDGGASVFGPSTPGGVDNLLDIVRKMSDEFKSDNPQPTTLGELDVAMERIASIQSSVGVRLNALDRQEIYNDDILLNMKTVLSETEDLDYAEAISQFNLQTIALQAAQQTFTTVQRLSLFNYL; encoded by the coding sequence ATGCGAGTTTCAACAGTGATGTCCCATCAATTAAGCCTTAACTCAATGCTTAAACAGAGCGCGCAGCTCAATCAAACCCAGTTGAAGCTGTCGTCGGGCAAGAAAATTCTGACGCCATCGGAAGATCCGGTTGCCGCGGTCAGAATTTTGGATTTTAAACAGCGTATCGAACAAACCGAGCAATATCAACGCAATATCGATACGGCACGGCAAAGACTTTCTTTAGAGAATATTACGCTAGATACCGTAACCGATGTGGTTTTTTCGATTCGAGACCTTGCCTTGCAAGGTTTGAACGCCATCAACAGTCCGGAAGAGCGGCTTGCGATAGCGGACGAATTGGATAGGTTGAATGAGCAGTTAACAGGCTTGGCAAATACAAAAAATGCCAACGGCGAATATTTGTTTGCCGGATTGGCATCGCTTGACGCTCCGTTTGAGTATGACAATGCCGCGATTGCCCCTCCTTTTTATGAATATGTCGGCGACAATACTCGGCGTTTGGTGAAGATCGGTGATGCAAGGCAGATTAGCGACGGCGATGGCGGTGCGAGCGTGTTTGGTCCTTCTACACCAGGCGGAGTCGATAATCTGCTCGATATCGTTCGGAAAATGTCGGATGAGTTTAAAAGTGATAATCCGCAACCGACAACCCTGGGTGAACTGGATGTAGCTATGGAGAGAATTGCATCCATACAATCATCTGTGGGGGTTCGTTTAAACGCGCTGGATCGTCAAGAAATATACAATGACGATATTCTATTGAACATGAAAACGGTATTGTCCGAAACGGAAGACCTCGATTATGCCGAAGCCATTAGTCAATTCAATTTACAAACAATAGCGTTACAAGCGGCTCAACAAACCTTTACCACGGTACAGCGCCTCTCTTTATTCAATTATTTATAG
- a CDS encoding flagellar basal body P-ring protein FlgI — protein MKQIKYVIVIALLWLGLMSTVHAERIKDLASVAGVRTNQLVGYGLVVGLDKSGDRTLFTGQALRSMLARLGMTLPPNIDPRARNVAAVSIHAELPPFSKPGQTIDVTVSSIGDAKSLRGGSLLMSPLKGADGQVYAVAQGNLVVGGLSAGGLDGSKITINNPAVGRIPNGATVEREVATPFADGQYLVFNLHNADFTNANRMAAEINRTFGKNTATAVDATSVKVSAPSDTSQRVMFTSMVENLTLAPDDAPARVIVNSRTGTVVINGKVTVQPAAVTHGSLTVTVSESPQVVQPEPFGGGETAVVPQTDIIVEEENNRMFVFNPGVSLDEIVAAVNNIGAAPSDLVAILEALKSAGSLRAELIVI, from the coding sequence ATGAAACAAATAAAGTATGTGATAGTCATTGCGTTGCTCTGGTTGGGCTTAATGTCAACGGTTCATGCCGAGCGGATCAAGGATCTGGCCTCGGTAGCCGGTGTTAGAACCAACCAGTTGGTTGGCTACGGCTTGGTTGTCGGTCTCGACAAATCCGGAGACAGAACATTATTTACTGGTCAAGCGCTGCGCAGTATGTTGGCGCGTCTTGGAATGACTTTGCCGCCGAACATCGATCCCAGAGCGCGTAATGTCGCGGCGGTTTCGATTCATGCCGAATTACCGCCTTTTTCGAAACCGGGGCAAACGATCGATGTGACGGTTTCATCGATCGGCGATGCGAAGAGTTTGCGCGGCGGTTCGTTACTGATGAGTCCGTTGAAAGGGGCGGACGGTCAGGTTTATGCGGTCGCTCAGGGGAATCTAGTCGTGGGCGGTTTGAGCGCCGGCGGTTTGGACGGGTCTAAAATTACCATCAATAACCCGGCTGTAGGCCGGATTCCCAATGGAGCAACGGTCGAGAGGGAGGTGGCGACGCCATTTGCAGACGGTCAGTATCTGGTGTTCAATTTGCATAACGCCGATTTTACCAATGCCAATCGCATGGCCGCGGAAATTAATCGAACTTTCGGGAAAAATACCGCGACTGCGGTTGACGCGACTTCCGTCAAAGTCAGCGCACCCTCCGATACGTCTCAGCGGGTCATGTTTACCTCGATGGTCGAAAATTTGACGCTAGCGCCTGACGATGCGCCGGCACGAGTGATCGTCAACTCCAGAACCGGTACGGTCGTGATCAACGGTAAAGTGACTGTGCAGCCGGCCGCCGTGACGCACGGTAGCTTGACCGTAACGGTTAGTGAAAGCCCGCAAGTTGTTCAACCGGAGCCTTTCGGGGGAGGCGAAACGGCGGTGGTGCCGCAAACCGATATTATCGTCGAAGAAGAAAATAATCGAATGTTTGTGTTTAATCCCGGCGTATCGCTCGATGAAATCGTCGCCGCAGTCAATAATATCGGTGCGGCGCCGAGCGATTTGGTCGCCATATTAGAAGCGCTCAAGTCTGCAGGTTCCTTACGAGCGGAATTGATTGTTATTTAG
- a CDS encoding MEKHLA domain-containing protein — protein sequence MEKPSFNNHFLAEHAALLGDSYHRLLGKPLITGICGSQQFAEALFHAPFAVVSHDTAEDPVFNYANAQALTLFEMNWDEFTRIPSRLSAEPVNRQERSRLLKKVAEQGYIDHYQGVRISSSGARFMIENAVVWNLIDRFGNYKGQAACFGDWRFL from the coding sequence ATGGAAAAACCTTCGTTTAATAATCATTTTTTAGCAGAACATGCCGCTTTATTGGGCGACAGCTATCATCGCTTGCTCGGTAAACCGCTGATTACCGGCATTTGCGGGAGTCAGCAATTTGCCGAAGCTTTGTTTCATGCGCCATTCGCCGTAGTTTCGCACGACACCGCCGAAGATCCCGTGTTTAATTATGCCAATGCTCAGGCATTGACCTTATTCGAAATGAATTGGGATGAATTCACTCGAATACCGTCCAGGTTATCCGCGGAGCCGGTCAATCGGCAAGAACGAAGTCGTCTGTTGAAGAAGGTGGCAGAACAGGGCTATATCGATCATTATCAAGGCGTGCGTATTTCGAGTTCCGGAGCCCGTTTCATGATCGAAAATGCCGTGGTTTGGAATCTGATCGATCGATTCGGAAACTATAAAGGTCAGGCCGCGTGCTTCGGTGATTGGCGCTTTTTATAA
- the flgK gene encoding flagellar hook-associated protein FlgK, with amino-acid sequence MSGILGTAISGLMAFQRSLDTTSHNIANVNTEGYSRQRTELSTMPAQFSGAGGYMGAGVQVTDITRSYDQFISAQLRSSASGFGEADKLQSMARQVDFIVADDDSGLASSLSAFFKSVNDVAGDPTSIPIRQVMLGEADSLANHFNMMAGQLDSLRNQVNVDMQSMVNEINLLASGIADLNKRIASDIGQSSGSSMPNDLLDGRDLMLQKLAKLTNVSAVDQQDGTVSVFIGQGQSLVLGMNVSPVSLKPSNSEPERQQVFIGDQNVSKFITGGELAGVMRFRDEILNPAQQQLGLVAAGLSVQFNALHKQGSDLNGDGGLDLFSMGTPEITVIGDDTFPGGGAVSAVFDPATINQLQASDYRLDYIGGSYSLKRLSDNVNIPISGTFPETVGGIEIDVTTAPTGDASFLIRPTYNAAKNINTEIKDPALIAAAEQVPPGGTALPGDNRNALKLADLESGAFMTGGRSLTQTYGQLVSQIGVAAHSANVSRSAQEILFNRANQARENLAGVNLDEEAANLIKYQNSYQAAAQAVNVARTVFDTMLNAFR; translated from the coding sequence ATGAGTGGAATTTTAGGCACAGCAATTTCAGGGCTTATGGCTTTTCAACGCTCGCTGGACACGACCAGTCACAATATTGCCAATGTCAATACTGAAGGTTATAGCCGGCAGCGTACCGAATTATCAACCATGCCGGCGCAATTTTCCGGTGCCGGTGGTTATATGGGCGCGGGCGTACAGGTTACCGATATTACCCGGAGTTACGATCAGTTCATCAGCGCGCAATTACGCTCCAGTGCTTCAGGATTCGGCGAAGCGGATAAGTTGCAATCGATGGCCAGACAAGTCGATTTTATTGTTGCCGACGATGATTCGGGACTTGCGTCTTCATTAAGTGCGTTTTTTAAATCCGTGAACGATGTTGCAGGCGATCCGACATCGATTCCGATCCGGCAAGTCATGCTTGGAGAGGCGGATTCGCTAGCCAACCACTTTAATATGATGGCGGGGCAATTGGATTCGTTGCGAAATCAAGTCAATGTCGATATGCAATCCATGGTCAATGAGATTAACTTACTGGCATCGGGTATTGCCGATTTAAACAAACGCATTGCTTCCGATATAGGGCAGTCTTCCGGCAGTAGTATGCCGAACGATTTGCTCGATGGTCGAGACTTAATGTTACAAAAATTGGCAAAATTAACCAATGTTTCGGCGGTTGATCAGCAAGACGGTACTGTTAGCGTTTTCATTGGACAGGGGCAATCGCTTGTGTTGGGAATGAATGTATCGCCGGTAAGTTTGAAGCCCTCCAATAGCGAGCCTGAGCGCCAGCAAGTATTCATCGGCGATCAAAATGTCTCGAAGTTCATTACCGGTGGAGAATTGGCCGGAGTGATGCGTTTTCGCGATGAAATACTCAATCCCGCTCAGCAGCAATTAGGCTTGGTTGCGGCTGGATTAAGCGTACAATTCAATGCGCTGCATAAACAGGGCTCGGACTTGAATGGCGATGGCGGGCTGGACCTATTTTCCATGGGAACCCCGGAAATTACGGTGATAGGGGATGATACTTTTCCCGGAGGCGGTGCCGTTAGCGCGGTTTTCGATCCCGCAACGATTAATCAATTGCAAGCCAGCGATTACCGGCTCGATTATATCGGCGGGAGCTATAGTTTGAAGCGCTTGAGCGATAACGTGAATATCCCTATTTCGGGTACTTTTCCCGAAACGGTCGGCGGTATCGAGATTGATGTGACGACAGCCCCAACCGGCGATGCCAGCTTTTTGATCCGACCGACCTATAATGCGGCTAAAAATATCAACACCGAAATAAAAGATCCCGCTTTGATCGCGGCGGCCGAACAGGTTCCGCCAGGTGGAACGGCGCTGCCGGGCGACAATCGCAATGCATTGAAATTGGCGGATTTGGAGTCGGGTGCGTTCATGACCGGCGGCCGATCTTTGACGCAGACTTACGGCCAACTGGTATCGCAAATCGGTGTTGCTGCTCATTCGGCTAATGTTAGCCGGTCGGCTCAGGAAATATTATTTAACAGAGCCAATCAGGCCAGAGAAAACCTTGCCGGAGTCAATTTGGATGAAGAGGCGGCTAATCTCATTAAATATCAAAATTCTTATCAAGCTGCGGCGCAAGCTGTTAATGTTGCGCGCACGGTATTCGACACGATGCTGAACGCGTTCAGGTAG
- a CDS encoding PepSY-associated TM helix domain-containing protein, with translation MRRIIQRLPGRNVWLTLHLYLALSLGLLFVLLGLTGSLSVYREELDGLLNPSHKVENQAGNYLPLDRIMASVKAAHPARHGPWTLEMPQTPNGMVTVWYEKPHETIGELYAPLMVSVNPYTGEVVASRFWGRTLTTWLLDLHTQLRLDRSGWRLVGYLGLLFGVSILTGIYLWWPGKGRILQAFKIRYHSGIVRLAFDLHRMIGLVGALLLPALIVTGLHLSFPSVLENLTGSDNLGHGDQGPPIRSTAVANDRPVTLEEAVLLARGPFPKAKLRRITTPAGAVGIYRVDLRQNEEINRKHPYTTVWVDRWSGHIKAARDPYSFTSGQALTIAIWPIHTGEALGPWGRFLWFLVGWLPLILYVSGLMVWLRRKGWLKDRPVNVPNFRPLRSYTLIIGQRIGLEWRRWAVLLARYIERNEPYFRVKAQKLWRRCLEFASGLSK, from the coding sequence ATGCGGCGAATTATTCAGCGTCTGCCGGGACGAAATGTCTGGTTGACTCTTCATCTTTACCTGGCGTTAAGTTTGGGTTTGTTATTCGTATTGTTGGGTTTGACCGGCAGTCTTAGCGTTTATCGCGAGGAACTGGATGGTTTGTTGAATCCAAGTCATAAGGTAGAAAACCAAGCCGGCAATTATTTGCCGCTCGATCGTATCATGGCTTCGGTCAAGGCGGCCCATCCGGCAAGGCATGGGCCATGGACATTGGAAATGCCGCAAACGCCGAACGGCATGGTAACCGTTTGGTATGAAAAGCCGCACGAGACGATCGGCGAACTCTATGCGCCATTGATGGTTTCGGTCAATCCTTATACCGGGGAGGTCGTTGCCAGTCGGTTTTGGGGGCGTACGCTAACGACTTGGCTGCTCGATCTACACACGCAGCTTCGGCTGGATCGCAGCGGTTGGCGACTGGTCGGCTATCTCGGCTTGTTGTTCGGCGTTTCGATTCTAACCGGCATCTACTTATGGTGGCCGGGCAAAGGACGAATTTTGCAAGCCTTTAAGATTCGTTATCATTCCGGTATCGTGCGTTTGGCATTCGATCTACATCGGATGATTGGCTTGGTCGGTGCGTTATTGTTGCCGGCGTTGATCGTCACCGGACTTCATTTGAGTTTTCCTTCCGTGTTGGAAAATTTGACCGGTTCCGATAATTTGGGTCATGGTGATCAAGGTCCGCCGATTCGCAGCACCGCCGTTGCGAATGACAGGCCTGTCACGTTGGAAGAAGCTGTACTATTGGCCCGTGGCCCGTTTCCGAAAGCTAAGCTCAGACGCATCACGACCCCGGCGGGAGCGGTCGGGATCTATCGGGTCGATTTGCGCCAGAATGAAGAAATCAATCGAAAGCATCCGTACACGACGGTATGGGTGGACCGCTGGAGCGGCCATATCAAGGCGGCGCGCGATCCCTATAGTTTTACGTCCGGTCAAGCTTTGACTATTGCCATTTGGCCGATTCATACCGGCGAAGCGCTGGGACCTTGGGGAAGGTTTTTATGGTTTTTAGTCGGGTGGCTTCCGTTGATACTTTATGTCAGCGGGTTGATGGTGTGGTTGCGAAGGAAGGGCTGGCTTAAGGACAGACCAGTGAACGTGCCGAATTTTCGCCCTTTGCGGTCTTATACGCTAATAATAGGGCAACGCATCGGCTTGGAGTGGAGGCGTTGGGCCGTTTTATTGGCACGTTATATCGAGCGAAACGAACCATATTTTAGAGTAAAGGCGCAAAAGCTATGGCGGCGCTGTCTTGAGTTTGCATCCGGGTTATCGAAATAA
- the flgF gene encoding flagellar basal-body rod protein FlgF: MDRSLYIAMSGAKQTLLAQSANANNLANSQTAGFKSDFEQFRSMPVFGPGFPTRVYAMSERPGVDLSAGPMQITGRDLDVAINGEGWLAVQGQDGKEAYTRAGDLRLTPEGLLQTGTGLPVIGNDGPIAVPPASKVSIMPDGTINIIPLGETNAANQVIVERIKMVNPPLDDLEKQNDGLLYLKNDGVAQASADVRLAPGALEGSNVSTIGAMVAMIELARNFELQTKVMKQVDDNAGVSAKLMQMA; the protein is encoded by the coding sequence ATGGACCGCAGCCTCTACATCGCAATGAGCGGCGCCAAGCAAACTTTGCTGGCGCAGTCGGCTAACGCCAATAATTTGGCGAATTCGCAAACCGCCGGATTTAAATCCGATTTCGAGCAGTTTCGCAGCATGCCGGTATTCGGTCCCGGCTTTCCGACGCGTGTCTATGCGATGTCTGAGAGGCCGGGAGTCGATTTGAGCGCCGGCCCGATGCAAATTACCGGCCGGGATCTGGATGTCGCGATCAACGGCGAAGGCTGGTTGGCGGTTCAAGGTCAGGATGGCAAGGAGGCCTATACGCGGGCCGGCGATTTGCGCTTGACGCCGGAGGGCTTGCTGCAAACCGGAACCGGTTTGCCGGTGATCGGTAATGATGGTCCGATTGCAGTGCCTCCTGCTTCCAAGGTATCAATCATGCCGGATGGCACGATTAACATCATCCCGCTAGGTGAAACAAACGCGGCGAATCAAGTCATCGTTGAACGCATCAAGATGGTTAATCCGCCGCTCGATGATCTTGAAAAACAGAACGATGGTTTGCTTTACCTAAAAAATGATGGCGTCGCGCAAGCTAGTGCCGATGTGAGGTTGGCGCCAGGTGCCTTGGAAGGCAGTAATGTCAGTACGATCGGTGCGATGGTTGCGATGATCGAGCTGGCTAGGAATTTTGAATTGCAAACCAAGGTGATGAAGCAAGTCGATGACAATGCGGGCGTTAGCGCTAAGTTGATGCAAATGGCATAA
- the flgE gene encoding flagellar hook protein FlgE, which produces MSFATGLSGLRAASSDLQTTGNNIANANTTGFKKSRAEFADVYATSLSGVAKTQPGSGVKVTEVAQQFTQGNIDFTENSLDIAISGNGFFTLANNVNDPQPTNFTRNGAFQLNKEGYVVDDRGRYLMAFKPNGETIEEGFSQGVFQALQVDTSQGLPRATESINLKINLNAGDLAPTAAFDPSNPDSFNNVTSATIYDSQGNSHTLSTYYRKTGANQWDTYVYLNDRGVTLGANPVYDANDAIVTPAGDVTYEPVGTAPTPVPVTFSASGLLLNVNGQAALSTGSFPSNIFLNGIDLAPDFVVEDLNFELDFAGGTQFNSAFSVNDLVQDGLPSGNLTGIDINSEGVMLSRFSNGASKPIGQVALARFPNDQGLAKLGDTSWGESADSGQPIFGSAGSNNFGVMQSAALESSNVDLSDQLVRLIIAQQAYQANAQTISTQNTITQTILNIR; this is translated from the coding sequence ATGAGTTTTGCAACAGGATTAAGCGGATTGAGAGCCGCGTCGAGCGATTTACAAACTACCGGTAATAACATTGCCAATGCCAATACGACGGGTTTTAAAAAATCGCGAGCCGAGTTCGCGGATGTGTATGCAACGAGTTTGAGTGGCGTGGCGAAGACTCAGCCCGGGTCTGGAGTGAAAGTGACCGAGGTGGCTCAGCAGTTTACTCAAGGTAATATTGATTTTACCGAAAACAGCCTGGATATTGCGATTAGCGGTAATGGCTTTTTTACACTGGCAAATAATGTAAATGACCCGCAGCCGACTAACTTTACTAGAAACGGAGCCTTTCAGCTAAATAAAGAAGGTTATGTTGTCGATGATCGAGGGCGTTATTTGATGGCGTTCAAGCCCAATGGTGAAACCATTGAGGAAGGATTTAGTCAAGGCGTGTTTCAAGCTTTGCAGGTTGATACGAGCCAAGGTCTACCGCGCGCCACGGAATCCATCAATTTGAAAATTAATCTCAATGCCGGAGATTTAGCGCCGACTGCGGCGTTCGACCCAAGCAATCCGGATTCATTCAATAACGTTACTTCCGCGACAATTTACGATTCGCAAGGTAACTCTCATACACTAAGCACCTATTATCGAAAAACGGGTGCTAATCAGTGGGATACTTATGTCTATCTGAATGATAGAGGGGTGACTCTTGGGGCCAATCCAGTCTATGACGCTAACGATGCCATTGTTACGCCAGCAGGCGATGTGACCTATGAGCCGGTTGGAACCGCACCAACTCCAGTACCCGTTACTTTTAGTGCATCCGGATTGTTATTGAATGTGAATGGTCAGGCCGCTTTATCTACCGGCTCTTTTCCGAGTAATATTTTCTTAAACGGCATTGATTTAGCGCCGGATTTTGTTGTTGAAGATTTGAATTTTGAGCTTGATTTTGCCGGAGGCACTCAATTCAATTCGGCATTCAGTGTTAATGATTTAGTTCAGGACGGTTTGCCGTCCGGAAATTTGACAGGCATTGATATTAACAGCGAAGGAGTCATGCTATCTAGGTTTAGTAACGGCGCTTCGAAGCCCATCGGCCAGGTTGCTTTGGCTAGATTTCCGAATGATCAAGGATTGGCTAAATTGGGCGACACGAGTTGGGGCGAGAGTGCGGATTCCGGGCAGCCGATATTTGGCTCGGCGGGATCCAATAACTTTGGAGTCATGCAATCCGCGGCGTTGGAAAGTTCTAATGTCGACTTGTCCGATCAATTGGTGCGGCTGATTATCGCCCAGCAGGCTTATCAAGCCAATGCCCAGACCATTAGTACTCAAAACACGATAACGCAAACCATTTTGAATATTCGATAA